From Theileria annulata chromosome 1, complete sequence, *** SEQUENCING IN PROGRESS ***, one genomic window encodes:
- a CDS encoding seryl-trna synthetase, putative (The intron between ExonII & ExonIII is unsure; alternative gene model possible;~1 probable transmembrane helix predicted for TA19195 by TMHMM2.0 at aa 2-24;~Signal peptide predicted for TA19195 by SignalP 2.0 HMM (Signal peptide probability 0.948, signal anchor probability 0.002) with cleavage site probability 0.552 between residues 20 and 21), translating into MFLYLFLLTTCFRFVFFAYSFILYNKLLFNSVPTRFGPSFKHSNLTLQHYHTPAIKLLSCSHTADNSISNTTIVSDNIVESPVITSKQFESGLRNNNSSKTIDISLEVNKTKELYTDSEQYKSLSEYFSPEESVTEQEYLPLKDRFVTRFESKGEYNTAEEKEVYVPVEYTLECISVVPELFHNNFLLRGEDHWSELIQIRTLFRRKTEIFDQISQLTTEKSDSSKSFFITNCVNSLLRTVNIGARNKLKELKIELNSLEQELKSLRIKLPNLLSLEVTDNNTVLKPVKRSGNTLIKNKLNRAVSISGKGFSSYSAPLSTLSRALVNYFLDTLTRLFNYTEVVVPLIVSKSTLELTGHLPYFEENLYKLEADSSFNGEVGYLIPTAEVSLLGLFKGSRFRANNLPKFFTAYSECFRKEIQDYGANTRGLIRQHQFGKVELLCFSSPESSEYTHSLMLSHIEFLLNQLEIPYRQVLLSAKDTGHTSSKTIDFEVPLPSNNIFLELSSCSNTKDFQTNPLNITTDSFNRLHSINGSGLPIGRTITALLEYNSTKRENGLIQFKIPKALQPYLNNSTLILENPVETV; encoded by the exons ATGTTTTTATACTTATTCTTATTAACTACTTGTTTTAGATTTGTTTTTTTCGcatattcatttattttgtacaataaattattatttaattcgGTTCCAACAAGATTTGGGCCCTCCTTCAAACACTCAAACTTAACTTTACAACATTATCACACACCAG caataaaattactaagCTGCTCTCATACAGCTGATAACAGTATTAGTAACACTACCATTGTTAGTGATAATATAGTTGAGAGTCCTGTTATCACGAGTAAACAGTTTGAAAGTGGTTTgagaaataataatagtagtaAAACAATTGACATTTCATTAGAAGTAAATAAGACTAAGGAATTATATACAGATTCAGAACAGTATAAATCATTGTCAGAGTATTTTAGCCCTGAGGAGAGCGTGACTGAACAGGAATACCTGCCTCTGAAGGACCGTTTCGTAACAAGATTCGAGAGTAAAGGAGAATACAATACCGCTGAGGAGAAAGAAGTTTACGTACCAGTTGAGTATACTTTGGAGTGTATTTCTGTGGTTCCTGAGCTCTtccataataattttcttctGAGAGGTGAGGATCACTGGTCAGAACTAATCCAGATTCGCACACTTTTTAGACGTAAAACTGAAATTTTCGACCAAATTTCGCAACTGACAACTGAGAAATCAGATTCTTCAAAGTCATTTTTCATCACAAATTGTGTTAACTCATTGCTAAGGACTGTGAATATTGGAGCTAGAAATAAACTAAAGGAGTTAAAAATTGAGTTAAACTCACTGGAACAGGAATTAAAGTCTTTGAGAATAAAGCTTCCAAATCTTTTATCGCTAGAAGTAACAGATAATAACACAGTTCTGAAACCTGTTAAACGCAGTGGTAACACTTTGataaagaataaattaa ACCGTGCAGTAAGTATTAGTGGTAAAGGGTTTTCATCATATTCTGCACCTTTATCAACACTTTCCAGGGCATTGGTTAACTATTTCCTGGACACCCTGACCAgattattcaattatacTGAAGTAGTTGTGCCATTGATTGTGTCCAAATCAACTCTGGAGTTGACTGGCCATTTGCCTTATTTTGAGGAGAACTTGTATAAACTTGAAGCTGACTCTAGTTTCAACGGTGAAGTTGGATATTTGATACCGACTGCAGAGGTTTCATTATTAGGCCTATTCAAGGGTAGTAGATTTAGGGCTAACAATCTGCCCAAATTTTTCACAGCCTATAGTGAGTGTTTTAGGAAGGAAATACAAGATTACGGTGCTAACACTAGGGGTTTGATAAGGCAGCATCAGTTTGGAAAGGTTGAACTACTTTGCTTCAGCTCACCTGAGTCTTCAGAATACACTCACTCACTAATGCTTAGTCACATCGAGTTTCTCCTAAATCAGCTAGAAATACCATATCGACAGGTACTTTTAAGTGCTAAGGATACTGGTCATACATCCTCTAAAACTATCGATTTCGAAGTTCCTCTACCCTCAAATAACATTTTCCTTGAACTTTCCAGTTGCTCAAATACCAAAGATTTTCAAACCAATCCACTCAATATTACTACTGACTCCTTCAACA GACTTCATAGTATAAATGGATCAGGTTTACCAATTGGAAGAACAATAACAGCATTATTGGAGTATAATAGTACAAAGAGAGAGAACGgattaatacaatttaaaataccAAAAGCATTACAACCATATCTTAACAATAGTACATTAATATTGGAAAACCCTGTTGAAACGGTTTGA
- a CDS encoding uncharacterized protein (Contains repeats), whose protein sequence is MVDLSGNNLTEFPWLLFTDLSVSNEFLRKNLSLNLFHILRLKLFKKYLAEETAKRRSRKSSAVKRSQGYSNSHATKLVNSAEKLDLQQLWHFINGNLNLNVTYFNDKIDEILLNNSLTICKQSNNSTNINNSHAIVDNTNSSADNATDTEDNSNSVDSDTNTGNLDDSSDKNVLSNQLENNVEDEFFKFEEMERFVDEDYIEDEEIDYFDSLGEESDNSTPACDMMFSDFFDNPSSNTNTSVNMPNSNNIDDQDESDEFYESDESELDVEDDKVYRDDIDLTSMYDIDQDNSQDDTNLPKEADGVKNSIDEIEKELVKEKDWSMMGEAWGYSRPRNSLLSLDLQLPYYNSTLQNTTNTNTDNTTDTVDNTSPLDKVDMEIIIMERIKSGIFDNIEYKRDFHAEESKPDQVEELDFSKDKRGLGEIYEDKYKELFSSNNSKLDTQKQLLTEMFSKLIYKLDSLSNSTFIPKIPKSTTNSISTISVETPINVIISENNVVNSSNTATPKGNKVNLVSTGSSRNRKKRKYKSRMKRLVKSGKMTVKDVEMLNKKMREANKQRREDLKNKKLTGLTGKDLKSKTRINTTQLLNNISQN, encoded by the coding sequence ATGGTGGATTTGAGtggtaataatttaacagAGTTTCCCTGGCTATTATTTACTGATTTATCTGTttcaaatgaatttttgCGAAAAAACTTGAGTTTGAACTTATTCCACATACTTCGCctgaaattatttaaaaagtaTTTGGCTGAGGAGACTGCGAAGAGAAGATCACGTAAATCCTCAGCAGTTAAGCGTTCTCAGGGATACTCAAATTCTCATGCCACCAAACTGGTTAACTCAGCCgaaaaattagatttaCAGCAACTTTGGCATTTTATTAATGGAAATCTTAATCTTAAtgtaacatattttaatgataaaattgatgaaatttTACTTAATAATAGCTTAACTATTTGTAAACAATCAAACAACTCCaccaatattaataattccCATGCTATAGTGGATAACACTAATAGTTCAGCTGATAATGCTACCGATACAGAGGATAATAGTAATTCAGTTGATAGTGATACTAATACCGGCAATTTGGATGATAGTTctgataaaaatgtattgaGTAATCAGTTGGAAAATAATGTCGAGGATGAGTTTTTCAAGTTTGAGGAGATGGAAAGGTTCGTAGACGAGGACTATATTGAGGATGAGGAAATTGACTACTTTGATTCACTGGGAGAAGAATCTGACAATTCAACGCCGGCATGTGATATGATGTTTTCCGATTTCTTCGATAATCCATCCTCCAATACAAATACAAGTGTTAATATGCctaatagtaataatatagatGACCAAGATGAATCTGACGAATTTTATGAATCGGACGAATCTGAGTTGGATGTTGAGGATGACAAAGTATATAGAGATGATATAGATTTAACTTCTATGTATGATATTGATCAAGATAATTCACAAGATGATACAAATTTGCCAAAAGAAGCAGATGGAGTAAAAAATAGTATAGATGAAATAGAGAAGGAATTAGTAAAGGAGAAGGATTGGTCTATGATGGGCGAGGCTTGGGGATATTCTCGTCCTAGAAACTCACTTCTTTCACTAGATTTACAACTACCCTATTACAACTCCACATTACAAAATACCACCAACACTAACACTGATAACACTACTGATACAGTTGATAACACTAGTCCACTGGATAAAGTTGATATGGAAATCATAATAATGGAGAGAATAAAGAGTGGAATATTTGACAATATAGAGTATAAACGTGATTTTCATGCGGAAGAGTCAAAACCTGATCAGGTTGAGGAGTTAGATTTTTCGAAGGATAAAAGAGGACTTGGAGAAATATATGAAGACAAGTATAAAGAATTGTTTTCCTcaaataatagtaaattGGATACCCAGAAACAACTGTTGACAGAGATGTTcagtaaattaatatacaaactAGACTCACTGTCAAATTCCACTTTTATACCCAAAATACCTAAATCTACTACTAACAGCATCTCAACCATATCAGTTGAAACACCAATCAACGTTATAATATCCGAGAATAATGTAGTCAACTCATCTAACACCGCTACGCCTAAAGGTAATAAGGTTAACTTAGTGAGTACGGGTTCAAGTCGTAATAGGAAAAAGAGGAAATATAAGAGTAGGATGAAAAGGCTGGTGAAAAGTGGTAAAATGACTGTCAAAGACGTGGAAATGTTAAATAAAAAGATGAGGGAAGCAAACAAACAAAGAAGAGAAGACCTGAAAAACAAGAAATTAACTGGCTTAACTGGTAAAGATTTGAAATCAAAAACCAGAATTAATACTACACAATTACTCAATAACATCTCacaaaattaa
- a CDS encoding MORM repeat family protein, putative produces MSSVKSKSSSITFVSEQSSSTPKNTYAGQVFDGLFHGSGTFYYNDFERYEGDFVLGKREGRGKFYYADGSIYDGEWLNDKINGHGVAYFSSGNFYDGNWENGRINGYGTLKYANGDVYEGDWLDGAMHGHGTYKYSEGDIYVGQWRQDKRHGKGTMTYVDKLGKPCEKYEGDWVDNIMNGKGIYKYSDGSYYDGDWCNGKMHGTGKYVYADGNKYEGEWVEDTKQGFGILIYSNGEKYEGFWQNDKCHGSGILFYSTNDKYNGEWVDGKKNGPGEIIYVNGDRFRGNWEDDHANGHGIYEYSNGNRYEVLLVVVGSFSRVVICVGDWVMDKRHGTGTFFCKQDSSTYRGGFVNGKKEGYGTLTLGCGHIVHGVWHYGSLVSIDNFEISPTSPWNNPDL; encoded by the exons ATGTCATCGGTAAAGTCTAAGTCGAGTAGTATTACCTTTGTAAGTGAACAGAGTTCGTCTACGCCTAAGAATACATACGCTGGCCAGGTTTTTGACGGCTTGTTTCACGGCTCAGGAACTTTTTATTACAATGATTTTGAACGTTATGAGGGTGATTTTGTGCTTGGGAAGCGTGAAGGTCGTGGCAAATTTTACTATGCAGATGGCTCAATTTATGATGGCGAATGGCTGAACGATAAAATCAATGGTCATGGAGTCGCATATTTCTCATCTGGAAACTTTTATGATG GTAACTGGGAAAATGGCCGTATAAATGGATATGGAACATTGAAATATGCGAATGGTGATGTGTACGAGGGTGACTGGTTAGATGGTGCTATGCACGGTCATGGTACTTACAAGTACAGTGAGGGTGACATTTACGTAGGTCAATGGAGGCAGGACAAACGCCACGGAAAGGGCACCATGACTTACGTTGACAAGCTTGGAAAACCCTGTGAAAAGTACGAAGGAGATTGGGTTGACAATATTATGAACGGAAAAGGCATTTACAAATATAGCGATGGGAGCTATTATGATG GTGATTGGTGTAATGGGAAAATGCACGGTACTGGGAAATATGTTTATGCTGATGGTAATAAATATGAGGGTGAATGGGTTGAAGACACTAAGCAAGg GTTTGgaatattgatttattcTAATGGAGAGAAATATGAAGGGTTTTGGCAAAATGACAAGTGCCACGGTTCTGgcatattattttattctaccaatgataaatataacgGCGAATGGGTTGATGGTAAAAAAAATGGACCTGGCGAAATTATATACGTCAATGGTGATCGCTTTAGAG GGAATTGGGAAGATGACCATGCAAATGGTCATGGGATTTATGAATACTCAAATGGTAATCGCTATGAAG tattattggTAGTAGTTGGTAGTTTTAGTAGGGTTGTAATTTGTGTAGGTGATTGGGTGATGGATAAGAGGCATGGAACCGGTACATTTTTTTGTAAGCAGGACTCGTCAACCTACAGGGGTGGGTTCGTTAACGGGAAGAAAGAAGGTTACGGTACTCTTACGCTCGGCTGCGGTCACATTGTCCATGGAGTATGGCACTATGGTTCACTCGTCTCAATCGACAACTTTGAAATTTCACCCACTTCACCGTGGAATAATCCTGACCTTTAA